In Mastigocladopsis repens PCC 10914, a single window of DNA contains:
- a CDS encoding LysR family transcriptional regulator: MDQFAAMRAFVKVVETGGFSEAARQLQMAVSSVTRQVNALEEMLNTQLLNRSTRSVTLTPQGHKYYDKAVRILQDVEEVNQCVAEQEDIPRGLLQVSLPVAFGRLHVAPILTDFQARYPAVKLNLRFIDALSNLVEEELDIVIRIGNLDQSGANLIVRKLASHTRFVCGSPAYFKQYGLPKHPSELADYNCLLFKYFTGYDVWRFQRDTDVFEVKVSGSLVANNSLVLRQVCLDGSGLIMMPTWLIGEDIRAGRLQAVLTDFQVHPQSNMDMGIYALYLPNRRHSLRVKTFIDFLMKRFGDPPYWEATLI; this comes from the coding sequence ATGGATCAGTTTGCAGCCATGCGTGCCTTCGTGAAAGTGGTGGAAACTGGCGGATTTTCCGAAGCTGCGCGGCAATTGCAGATGGCAGTTTCTTCTGTGACTCGCCAAGTGAATGCTCTGGAAGAAATGCTCAATACCCAACTACTCAATCGCTCAACTCGCAGCGTTACCCTCACACCGCAAGGTCACAAATACTACGACAAAGCAGTTCGTATCCTGCAAGATGTGGAGGAAGTGAACCAATGTGTGGCGGAGCAGGAGGATATCCCACGGGGACTGTTGCAGGTCAGTCTACCTGTTGCGTTTGGTCGCCTACACGTTGCACCAATCCTTACAGATTTTCAAGCGAGATATCCAGCCGTGAAACTGAACCTCCGATTCATTGATGCGTTGTCTAACCTAGTAGAGGAGGAACTGGATATTGTCATCCGCATTGGAAATCTTGATCAATCAGGTGCTAACCTGATTGTCCGTAAGCTTGCCTCGCATACACGTTTTGTCTGCGGTAGTCCGGCATATTTCAAACAGTATGGTTTGCCCAAGCATCCATCCGAGTTAGCGGACTATAATTGCCTATTATTCAAGTATTTCACAGGCTATGACGTATGGCGATTCCAGCGAGACACGGATGTGTTTGAAGTCAAAGTGAGTGGTTCACTGGTGGCGAACAATTCTCTTGTGCTACGCCAAGTCTGCTTGGATGGTTCGGGTCTAATCATGATGCCAACTTGGCTGATTGGTGAGGACATTCGCGCTGGTCGATTGCAAGCCGTACTCACCGACTTCCAAGTGCATCCACAGTCCAACATGGATATGGGTATTTACGCGCTTTATCTACCGAATCGCAGGCATTCTCTGCGAGTTAAAACGTTCATCGATTTTTTGATGAAACGATTTGGTGATCCGCCCTACTGGGAAGCAACCCTGATCTGA
- a CDS encoding DsbA family oxidoreductase, whose translation MTLMIEITSDFICPWCLVVDTRLNRAIALLARCAIAQLKTPVEIQRIWYPFELNPTMPEAGMDRKTYRSNKFGSWEYSQKLDAQTMQAAIGDGIEFRYDLMQVTPNTLKAHRLTWKACQFGKATEMVERILNAYFTEGQDISDIETLARLAAEVGIDAEQVRTFLASTVGVAEVKELEQQAANRNIRSVPTIKIGREMIVGAQSVDVFLIALQTAVNELKAA comes from the coding sequence ATGACCTTAATGATCGAAATAACCTCGGACTTTATCTGCCCCTGGTGTCTCGTCGTAGATACACGACTAAATCGAGCGATTGCGCTACTCGCACGCTGCGCGATCGCCCAACTCAAGACTCCTGTTGAGATCCAGCGCATTTGGTATCCATTCGAGTTAAACCCAACCATGCCCGAAGCTGGCATGGATCGCAAAACTTACCGCTCCAACAAATTTGGCAGTTGGGAATACTCACAAAAGCTGGATGCTCAAACGATGCAGGCGGCTATTGGTGACGGTATTGAATTCCGCTATGACTTAATGCAGGTCACTCCGAACACCCTCAAGGCTCATCGCTTGACTTGGAAGGCGTGTCAGTTCGGCAAAGCGACCGAGATGGTTGAGCGTATTCTGAATGCTTACTTTACTGAAGGACAGGATATTAGCGATATTGAGACTTTAGCCAGACTTGCTGCTGAAGTCGGAATAGACGCTGAGCAAGTTAGAACATTCCTAGCTTCAACTGTTGGGGTTGCGGAAGTGAAAGAGCTAGAACAGCAGGCTGCTAACCGGAATATACGTAGCGTACCGACCATCAAAATTGGTAGAGAAATGATCGTCGGGGCACAGTCTGTTGATGTTTTTTTAATAGCTTTGCAAACCGCAGTGAATGAATTAAAGGCGGCATAA
- a CDS encoding FAD binding domain-containing protein, whose amino-acid sequence MTMKPTVNRAIVIGGSLGGLFTGIMLRSIGWDVDIYERSDHDLDSPGGGIVLQPDVVEVFQRAGIRYSEPLGVVAHERYYLNRDGSIAQPMSMRQVLTSWNFLYGSMRRHFPSEHYHQGKTLTNIEQNGERVTAIFADGTYDTADLLIGADGGGSTVRQQFLPEVQYRYAGYVAYRGLVEETELDRSTAALFTERFVFYQFPNSHILQYVIPGANESLVPGERRFNWVWYVNYDEANELPRILTDKVERHRDYSIPPGMLAPFVEREMRMYADAVLAPPFQKLIAATPEPFVQAILDLSVSQMAFGRVALVGDAAFVPRPHTAASTSKAAANALALADALVEHNHDVIKALPAWEPTQLAYGNQLMAHGQQLGSRSQFSS is encoded by the coding sequence ATGACTATGAAACCCACAGTTAACCGCGCAATCGTCATTGGCGGGTCATTAGGCGGCTTATTTACCGGGATCATGCTGCGTTCCATTGGCTGGGATGTCGATATCTACGAACGCTCTGACCATGACCTCGACAGCCCGGGAGGTGGCATTGTGCTCCAGCCAGATGTAGTAGAAGTATTTCAGCGTGCTGGCATTCGCTACTCTGAACCGCTCGGTGTGGTGGCGCATGAACGATATTATTTGAACCGCGATGGCAGCATTGCCCAACCCATGTCCATGCGTCAGGTGCTGACTTCCTGGAATTTTCTCTATGGTTCGATGCGTCGGCATTTTCCATCCGAGCATTATCACCAAGGGAAGACCCTAACTAATATTGAGCAGAATGGTGAGCGTGTCACTGCAATATTCGCCGATGGTACTTATGACACAGCAGATTTATTGATTGGCGCAGATGGTGGTGGCTCCACGGTGCGTCAGCAATTCTTACCAGAAGTGCAATATCGGTATGCTGGTTATGTCGCCTATCGCGGCTTGGTGGAAGAGACCGAACTGGATCGCTCAACCGCCGCTCTGTTTACTGAGCGCTTTGTTTTCTACCAATTCCCAAACTCGCACATTCTCCAATATGTCATACCTGGCGCAAATGAATCCTTGGTACCTGGCGAGCGGCGCTTCAACTGGGTCTGGTATGTCAATTATGATGAAGCCAATGAATTGCCTCGCATTTTGACGGATAAAGTGGAGAGACACCGTGACTACTCCATTCCACCAGGTATGCTGGCACCGTTCGTTGAGCGTGAAATGCGGATGTATGCAGATGCTGTGCTTGCGCCGCCATTCCAGAAGCTGATTGCCGCAACTCCTGAACCGTTTGTCCAGGCAATTCTTGACTTGAGTGTTAGCCAGATGGCTTTTGGGCGGGTGGCACTGGTGGGTGATGCAGCCTTCGTTCCACGCCCGCATACAGCAGCAAGTACCTCCAAAGCGGCGGCAAATGCTTTAGCCTTAGCGGATGCACTGGTTGAGCATAACCATGATGTTATAAAAGCGTTGCCAGCCTGGGAACCGACTCAACTAGCTTACGGAAACCAACTCATGGCACACGGGCAGCAACTTGGCTCACGCTCTCAGTTCAGCTCATGA
- a CDS encoding family 10 glycosylhydrolase, which yields MSNCPLNVAKPIFFWQRLLAATIFSSSLLIPFLKTQPAAAQLTEYCQLSAPQAQEKENLRLSALRGEQKEKVRYQQLLQQHSQALQECRNRTWPQLQAIWLRLYPCDVQPGAVDQIMDRIVNRGYNEVYLEVFYDGQVLLPTGANPTVWPSVIRTPGTEKTDLLATAIQKGRERGLKVYAWMFATNFGYTYAQRPDREGAIARNGKGQTSLYVVDNGSQVFIDPYNVEAKRDYYQMVQEILRRRPDGLLLDYVRYPRQAGSDSIASKVTDLWLYSEATQQALFRRALNYKGLELIRRFLSKGYVTPGDVGEVDKLYPQEGEPLWQGRNPPAEQKSILPPTQRQPQLQFELWQLAVAHAMQGILDFVALAAYPAQQQRIPVGAVFFPDGNQMVGQGYDSRLQPWDKFPNTLEWHPMAYANCAGADCIKAQVQRVLNVAKPGTQVIPALAGKWGESISNRPPLEVQMQALRQLAPQLRGVSHFAYSWQDPQHDNQRKFCRVQ from the coding sequence ATGTCCAACTGTCCTTTGAATGTTGCAAAACCAATATTCTTTTGGCAACGTCTGCTGGCTGCTACTATTTTTAGCAGTAGTTTGCTGATTCCCTTTTTAAAGACTCAGCCAGCAGCGGCGCAACTAACCGAGTATTGCCAGTTATCAGCTCCTCAGGCGCAAGAAAAAGAAAACTTACGTTTATCAGCACTCAGAGGCGAGCAAAAGGAAAAGGTTCGTTATCAACAGCTGTTGCAACAACACTCACAAGCCTTACAGGAATGCCGCAATCGTACTTGGCCTCAACTCCAAGCAATTTGGTTGCGCCTGTATCCCTGTGATGTTCAGCCGGGAGCCGTTGACCAAATCATGGATCGGATTGTCAACCGAGGCTATAACGAAGTTTATCTGGAAGTTTTTTACGATGGACAGGTTTTACTGCCAACAGGCGCTAACCCCACGGTTTGGCCTTCTGTGATTCGCACACCAGGCACAGAAAAGACTGATTTGCTCGCCACAGCGATTCAAAAAGGGCGGGAACGCGGTCTGAAAGTCTACGCTTGGATGTTTGCAACAAACTTCGGCTACACTTACGCCCAGCGTCCAGACAGAGAAGGGGCGATCGCCCGCAACGGTAAGGGTCAAACGAGCCTGTATGTTGTAGATAACGGTTCTCAGGTCTTTATTGACCCCTACAACGTGGAAGCAAAACGAGATTACTACCAAATGGTACAGGAAATACTGCGCCGTCGCCCAGATGGGTTGCTACTCGACTATGTGCGCTATCCGCGACAGGCAGGCAGTGATTCCATTGCTAGCAAAGTCACAGATTTATGGCTGTATAGTGAAGCTACCCAACAGGCTTTATTTCGACGGGCGCTGAATTATAAAGGATTGGAGTTAATTAGACGCTTTTTAAGTAAAGGATATGTCACCCCAGGAGATGTGGGAGAAGTTGATAAACTTTATCCTCAAGAAGGAGAACCCTTGTGGCAAGGTCGCAATCCTCCCGCAGAGCAAAAGTCAATCCTTCCCCCAACCCAAAGGCAACCGCAGTTGCAATTTGAGTTATGGCAGTTAGCAGTTGCTCATGCAATGCAAGGCATCCTCGACTTTGTAGCCCTAGCTGCTTACCCAGCACAGCAACAAAGGATACCAGTAGGAGCGGTCTTTTTTCCTGATGGCAACCAAATGGTGGGTCAAGGGTATGATTCCCGCTTGCAACCTTGGGATAAGTTCCCAAATACTCTAGAGTGGCATCCCATGGCTTATGCCAATTGCGCTGGTGCTGATTGTATTAAGGCACAAGTGCAGCGGGTTTTGAATGTGGCAAAACCTGGTACCCAGGTCATTCCAGCTTTAGCTGGTAAGTGGGGAGAATCCATCAGCAATCGTCCTCCACTAGAAGTGCAAATGCAGGCGCTGCGCCAACTTGCACCGCAACTGAGAGGAGTCAGCCATTTTGCTTATTCTTGGCAAGACCCACAGCATGATAACCAGCGCAAGTTCTGCCGCGTTCAGTAA
- the psb27 gene encoding photosystem II protein Psb27, with protein sequence MKRYWSRLLALVLVVVIGLMGCNSSPGALTGDYRQDTLAVVNILRNALDLPDDSPNKVAAQAEARQKINDFAARYQRDGSISALGSFTTMRTALNSLAGHYSSYPNRPVPKKLKDRLEQKFEQVEAALKRGA encoded by the coding sequence ATGAAGCGCTATTGGTCACGTCTGCTTGCCCTAGTTTTGGTTGTCGTCATTGGTTTGATGGGCTGTAACAGCAGTCCGGGTGCTTTAACAGGGGATTATCGTCAAGATACCTTAGCTGTCGTTAATATTTTGAGGAACGCTCTGGACTTACCAGACGATTCACCAAATAAAGTAGCAGCTCAAGCAGAAGCGCGTCAGAAAATCAATGACTTTGCAGCTCGCTACCAACGGGATGGCTCTATTTCTGCTCTGGGTTCCTTCACAACCATGCGAACCGCTCTTAACTCCCTAGCCGGACACTATAGTTCTTATCCAAATCGTCCCGTGCCAAAAAAACTCAAAGACCGCTTAGAGCAGAAGTTCGAGCAGGTAGAAGCGGCGTTAAAGCGTGGTGCTTAA
- the cofH gene encoding 7,8-didemethyl-8-hydroxy-5-deazariboflavin synthase subunit CofH — protein MTTVTVDAILDRALTGYDLSPKEGVVLLKQTDESAVAAIRATADKLRQQQAGDTITYVINRNINFTNICEQHCSFCAFRRDEGEAGAYWLDWTHILEKTADAVQRSATEICMQGGLNPQAQVNGKSLPYYLKVVKTIKQKFPQLHLHAFSPQEVQFIARVDGLEYVDVILALQDAGVNSMPGTAAEVLDDEVRQILCPEKINTATWLEIVSTAHRLGLHTTSTMLSGHIETPEQQIKHLQKLRSLQQIAIEQQYPARMTEFILLPFVGKEAPKLLRRRVGHDQPILADALLLTAVARIFLGNWISNHQPSWVKLGLAGATQALDWGCNDIGGTLMEEHITTMAGAQGGTNMEVETLQAAITSKGRPYQQRDTLYRLVVGC, from the coding sequence GTGACTACTGTAACTGTTGATGCTATTCTTGACCGTGCCTTGACTGGGTACGATTTGTCCCCCAAAGAGGGAGTCGTATTGTTGAAACAAACTGACGAAAGTGCAGTCGCTGCTATTCGCGCTACAGCTGATAAATTGCGTCAACAGCAAGCGGGTGACACCATTACTTACGTCATTAACCGTAATATTAACTTCACCAATATCTGCGAGCAGCACTGTAGTTTCTGCGCCTTCCGTCGAGATGAAGGGGAGGCGGGTGCTTACTGGTTAGACTGGACGCATATTTTGGAAAAGACGGCGGATGCGGTACAGCGAAGTGCGACGGAAATCTGTATGCAGGGAGGATTAAACCCACAAGCCCAGGTGAACGGAAAATCTTTGCCGTATTACCTCAAGGTTGTGAAAACCATTAAGCAGAAATTTCCTCAACTGCATCTACACGCTTTTTCTCCTCAAGAAGTGCAATTCATAGCAAGAGTTGACGGACTGGAGTATGTCGATGTCATTTTAGCTTTGCAGGATGCTGGTGTTAATTCTATGCCAGGAACAGCAGCTGAAGTATTAGATGATGAAGTGCGGCAGATTCTTTGCCCAGAGAAAATCAACACAGCAACTTGGCTGGAAATTGTAAGTACGGCTCATAGACTAGGTTTGCACACCACTAGCACAATGCTATCGGGGCATATTGAGACGCCAGAACAACAAATTAAGCATTTGCAAAAATTGCGATCGCTCCAACAAATCGCTATTGAGCAGCAGTACCCTGCTCGCATGACTGAGTTTATTTTATTACCCTTTGTTGGTAAAGAAGCACCCAAACTTTTACGTCGTCGTGTAGGACACGATCAACCTATTTTGGCAGATGCACTGCTACTGACTGCTGTAGCACGGATTTTCTTGGGAAACTGGATTTCCAACCATCAGCCGAGTTGGGTAAAACTAGGGCTAGCGGGTGCAACACAAGCCCTTGATTGGGGTTGTAACGATATCGGTGGCACATTAATGGAAGAACACATTACCACAATGGCTGGCGCTCAAGGTGGAACCAATATGGAAGTCGAAACCTTGCAAGCAGCCATCACTTCCAAAGGACGTCCCTATCAACAACGCGATACACTTTATCGGTTGGTTGTTGGTTGTTAG
- a CDS encoding glycosyltransferase family 39 protein — translation MRATSRERFLPKQHTPTWLKLLIIVVLCLGIFFRFVNLEQKVYWHDEAYTGLRISGYTKKEFVQQVFNGRVMNVESIRKYQYPNSEKGIIDTMHSLAVEDAQHPPLYYVLIRLWVQIFGNSIAVTRSLSAVISLLAFPCIYWLCLELFKSPITGWISIALLAISPFHVLYAQEARQFSLWTVTILLGSASLLRAMRLGGKRLWVIYAVTVAIGLYTFLFSGLVTLAHGIYVFVIQRFQFTKPVKAYLVAASAGFLAFVPWILVVINNLSQIDKTTASAQQRQSISALVTDWSSNISYLFGDFWRYEPFFPDLHFPGLRWGRYLVPLILILVGFSFYFIYLRTAKQVWLFIFTLFGVPALALILNDVIIGGKLSVRSRYIIPCYVGVQLAVAYLFASQILSNKALQRRFCNLVLVAVISTGVLSCAVSSQAETWWSKGSHANPQIARIINSSIKPLLISSNHSLNIGDIMSLSHLLNSKVQIQLVTKPNIPKIPNGFSEIYLYNPSKQFRTDLEKTFTIDTVYKNGELWRLKKKI, via the coding sequence ATGCGAGCAACAAGTAGAGAACGGTTCCTGCCAAAGCAGCATACCCCAACTTGGTTAAAGCTTCTCATTATCGTTGTGTTATGTTTGGGTATATTTTTTCGCTTCGTTAATCTTGAGCAAAAAGTTTACTGGCACGATGAAGCTTACACCGGACTACGGATTTCTGGTTACACAAAGAAAGAGTTTGTCCAGCAAGTCTTTAATGGACGTGTCATGAATGTTGAATCTATCAGGAAATATCAGTATCCTAATTCAGAAAAAGGTATCATTGACACAATGCACTCTTTAGCAGTAGAAGATGCTCAGCATCCTCCACTGTATTACGTGCTGATAAGATTATGGGTGCAAATTTTTGGAAATTCAATAGCAGTAACAAGAAGCCTATCAGCTGTCATTAGCTTGCTTGCATTTCCTTGCATTTATTGGTTGTGTTTAGAATTATTTAAATCACCCATAACGGGATGGATAAGTATAGCCCTTTTAGCAATCTCTCCCTTTCATGTATTGTATGCCCAAGAAGCACGACAGTTCAGTTTGTGGACGGTAACTATCTTACTTGGAAGTGCTTCACTGTTGCGAGCAATGCGCTTAGGTGGCAAGCGGCTTTGGGTAATCTATGCAGTCACAGTAGCAATAGGGCTGTACACATTCTTGTTTTCTGGGTTGGTGACACTTGCTCACGGTATCTACGTATTTGTGATTCAACGCTTTCAATTTACCAAACCTGTCAAAGCATACTTGGTTGCAGCAAGTGCTGGGTTTCTCGCTTTTGTCCCTTGGATTTTAGTTGTTATTAATAACTTATCGCAAATTGATAAGACAACAGCCAGCGCTCAACAAAGACAATCAATATCAGCTTTAGTCACAGATTGGAGCAGTAATATTAGTTATCTGTTTGGTGATTTTTGGCGCTACGAACCATTTTTTCCAGATTTACATTTTCCTGGGTTGCGCTGGGGTCGATATTTAGTTCCTTTAATACTTATCTTAGTTGGATTTTCGTTTTATTTTATTTATCTTCGAACCGCAAAACAAGTTTGGCTATTTATTTTTACTCTATTTGGAGTACCTGCTTTAGCTCTCATATTAAATGATGTCATTATTGGAGGCAAGCTGAGTGTTCGCTCTCGATATATCATCCCCTGTTATGTAGGGGTTCAGCTAGCTGTTGCTTACTTATTTGCAAGTCAAATCCTCTCCAATAAGGCGCTACAACGCCGATTTTGTAACTTAGTTTTAGTAGCAGTTATTTCCACTGGGGTTCTCTCTTGTGCAGTGAGTTCCCAAGCAGAGACATGGTGGAGTAAAGGGAGTCACGCAAATCCGCAAATAGCTCGAATAATCAACAGTTCTATTAAACCACTTTTGATTAGCAGCAATCATTCTCTCAATATTGGCGATATCATGTCTCTAAGTCATTTACTAAATTCAAAAGTGCAGATTCAGTTAGTTACAAAACCCAATATACCCAAAATTCCTAATGGTTTCAGTGAGATCTATTTATATAATCCCTCCAAACAATTTAGAACTGACCTTGAAAAGACATTCACCATAGATACTGTTTACAAAAATGGTGAACTATGGCGGCTCAAGAAGAAAATTTAA
- a CDS encoding glycosyltransferase family 39 protein: MNLIFKTQNSKFKTLLLLMIWLAIGISLRLTNLTAKPPWTDEFSTLVFSLGNSFLPVPLDQPISVDALLQPLQPQPTSGIKDVWEHLSSESNHPPLYFVLTHWWMRLFPTHEGLVSLWGARSLAALFGAASIPAIYALGKLAFRSRLVSHLAAAMMATSPYGIFLAQEARHYTLGILWVIASFACLVIAIRHIQNQTQIPISIVLWWVGVNAIGIATHYFFTLTLCAEALVLLFFAWREWRQKHKSIQNSKFKICPKGTLGVSADPPQQAQHSIRTPPTSLSPHFHSAPWFRIYAVAAGTLVAGLVWLPVFLQNSYGSKLTEWIQSPRTGMAWLNPIFQALAAWITMISLLPVEASQLALVIVSGILMLIFFIWAVPILVRGIKVQLKQPQTHLMTQVFTSLIVGAIALFFIFTYLLGIDLTRGARYNFVYFPAVIVLLGASLAVCWQTPILQKGKWGMNGKKAVMIIWLMGLASAITVVCNLGYQKYYRPDLFVQLIQQTSHVPVLITTTQKTHVQIGEMMGIAREFKIQKLKFPSPLFILAHQDENPNTSTSAVQKTVKTLPRPFDLWLVNFYAPEPEEVKNCVADTQSLPAVNGYEYKLYHCGN; the protein is encoded by the coding sequence ATGAATTTAATATTCAAAACTCAAAACTCAAAATTCAAAACTCTATTACTGCTGATGATTTGGCTAGCGATCGGCATCAGCTTGCGCTTAACTAACTTGACTGCTAAACCCCCTTGGACTGATGAGTTTTCCACTTTGGTGTTTAGCCTGGGTAATAGCTTTTTACCTGTACCGTTAGATCAGCCAATTTCTGTCGATGCTTTATTGCAACCACTACAACCACAACCAACATCTGGCATAAAAGACGTATGGGAACACTTATCGAGTGAAAGTAATCATCCACCGCTTTACTTTGTCTTAACTCACTGGTGGATGCGGTTGTTTCCCACACATGAGGGTTTGGTGTCCTTGTGGGGAGCGCGATCGCTTGCTGCTCTTTTCGGTGCAGCATCTATTCCAGCTATTTATGCTTTAGGCAAGCTAGCCTTTCGCTCCCGCCTGGTGAGCCATTTAGCAGCTGCCATGATGGCAACCTCACCCTACGGCATTTTTTTAGCACAAGAAGCCCGTCATTACACTTTGGGAATATTGTGGGTGATTGCTTCTTTTGCCTGCTTAGTCATTGCTATTCGCCACATCCAAAATCAAACTCAGATACCCATCTCGATTGTACTTTGGTGGGTGGGGGTGAATGCTATAGGTATTGCTACTCATTACTTCTTTACCCTAACCCTCTGCGCCGAAGCGTTGGTTTTGCTCTTTTTTGCTTGGCGAGAGTGGAGACAAAAGCACAAATCAATTCAAAATTCAAAATTCAAAATATGCCCGAAGGGTACGCTAGGCGTTAGCGCAGATCCTCCGCAGCAGGCACAACATTCGATCCGTACTCCCCCCACCTCCTTATCTCCCCACTTCCATTCAGCCCCTTGGTTCCGAATCTATGCTGTTGCTGCTGGGACATTGGTGGCGGGTTTAGTTTGGCTACCCGTGTTTTTACAAAACAGTTATGGAAGTAAGTTGACTGAATGGATTCAAAGTCCACGTACTGGAATGGCTTGGCTCAACCCAATTTTTCAAGCTTTGGCGGCATGGATTACGATGATTTCCTTGCTCCCAGTGGAAGCATCACAGTTAGCGCTTGTGATTGTTTCTGGAATATTGATGCTCATTTTCTTTATTTGGGCAGTACCAATCTTGGTACGTGGGATTAAAGTTCAGCTCAAACAACCACAAACCCATTTGATGACTCAAGTTTTTACGAGTTTGATTGTAGGAGCTATAGCTTTATTTTTTATTTTTACCTACTTGTTGGGTATTGACCTCACACGAGGCGCTCGTTACAACTTTGTCTACTTTCCCGCTGTGATAGTCTTACTCGGGGCAAGTCTGGCTGTTTGTTGGCAAACTCCCATTTTGCAGAAGGGGAAATGGGGAATGAATGGCAAAAAAGCTGTGATGATAATTTGGTTGATGGGATTAGCAAGCGCCATTACTGTTGTCTGCAATCTAGGCTATCAAAAATACTATCGTCCAGACTTATTTGTGCAACTTATTCAGCAAACATCTCATGTTCCTGTACTCATCACCACAACCCAAAAAACTCATGTACAGATTGGGGAAATGATGGGGATAGCAAGGGAATTCAAAATTCAAAAGTTAAAATTCCCCTCTCCTCTATTTATCCTTGCACATCAAGATGAAAATCCCAATACTTCCACTTCTGCCGTACAAAAGACTGTAAAAACGCTGCCACGTCCTTTTGACTTATGGTTAGTCAACTTTTATGCTCCCGAACCGGAAGAAGTCAAAAATTGTGTTGCTGATACTCAATCTTTACCAGCAGTCAACGGTTACGAATACAAACTGTATCATTGTGGTAATTAG
- a CDS encoding Uma2 family endonuclease, whose product MTQAFTKQVTFDEFIAWYPENPQRSYELHNGVIIEMPPPTGDHEEVVGFLMAEIISEYSRLNLPYFIPKTAFIKPLDGKSAYSPDVLLLNRPNLINEPLWKKVSTVTSAASIPLVVEVASTAVASSRETRPTHCLTNWRDDYHKKLADYEEMGILEYWIVDYAALGGRAFIGNPKQPTISVYQLIEGEYQVSQFRGSDRILSPAFSELTLTAEQVFQAGAAIRFS is encoded by the coding sequence ATGACTCAAGCCTTCACCAAACAAGTAACCTTTGATGAATTTATTGCCTGGTATCCAGAGAACCCGCAACGAAGCTATGAACTGCATAATGGAGTCATTATTGAAATGCCACCACCTACAGGCGATCATGAAGAAGTTGTGGGGTTTTTGATGGCAGAAATAATCTCAGAATACAGCCGTCTAAATCTTCCTTACTTTATTCCCAAAACTGCATTCATTAAACCGCTTGATGGCAAATCAGCTTATTCACCAGATGTATTGTTATTAAATCGCCCCAATCTAATAAATGAACCTTTGTGGAAAAAGGTGTCAACTGTAACCAGTGCCGCATCAATTCCCTTAGTGGTTGAAGTTGCTAGCACGGCAGTTGCTTCAAGCCGGGAAACCCGTCCAACGCACTGCCTCACAAATTGGCGTGATGATTATCATAAAAAGCTTGCTGACTATGAGGAAATGGGGATTCTAGAATACTGGATTGTGGATTATGCTGCATTAGGTGGACGGGCGTTTATTGGCAACCCCAAGCAGCCCACTATCTCTGTGTACCAGTTGATTGAAGGTGAGTATCAAGTAAGTCAATTTAGGGGAAGCGATCGTATTCTTTCACCAGCTTTTAGCGAGCTTACCTTAACCGCTGAACAAGTTTTTCAAGCTGGCGCAGCAATACGGTTCAGTTAA
- a CDS encoding DUF3318 domain-containing protein: protein MEPNVEIRRLLDVMPASGRMMTKIVSKPEQAKVIDASVPLPWNKERPIYINLDLWRRLTKPQRDLLLLRTVSWLTGVKWFKPDIYQGVAIAGLLGAFVESAQADAVGVVVASGLTTLAIVRIWRTNHSQQVELNADEAAIRVAQRRGYSEAEAAQHLLSAIEAVAKIEGRSALDFTELIRSQNLRVIAGLSPVGVPQDFQ, encoded by the coding sequence ATGGAACCAAACGTTGAAATTCGCCGTTTGCTAGATGTGATGCCTGCTTCTGGTCGAATGATGACAAAAATCGTCAGCAAGCCTGAACAGGCAAAAGTGATTGATGCTTCCGTTCCATTGCCTTGGAATAAGGAACGACCAATCTATATTAATTTGGATTTATGGCGTCGCCTGACGAAACCCCAACGCGATTTGTTACTATTACGGACTGTCAGCTGGTTGACAGGAGTCAAGTGGTTTAAACCTGACATTTATCAAGGTGTGGCGATCGCTGGTCTTTTGGGCGCTTTCGTAGAATCAGCCCAAGCAGATGCAGTAGGTGTGGTTGTAGCTAGTGGATTAACTACGCTGGCTATAGTTCGCATCTGGCGGACTAACCACTCCCAGCAAGTAGAGTTAAATGCTGATGAAGCCGCCATCCGTGTAGCACAACGACGTGGTTACTCGGAAGCAGAAGCAGCACAACATCTGTTATCTGCAATTGAGGCTGTGGCAAAAATAGAAGGACGTTCTGCATTAGACTTTACTGAATTGATTCGCAGCCAAAACTTACGAGTCATTGCTGGTTTGTCACCGGTGGGTGTTCCCCAAGACTTCCAATAA